The following coding sequences lie in one Zingiber officinale cultivar Zhangliang chromosome 2B, Zo_v1.1, whole genome shotgun sequence genomic window:
- the LOC122048262 gene encoding transcription factor bHLH84-like — MEETWNSFDLALPIDEDCEVMELLFRSHYSTDQQDQVHRSVGIQQMPSSDHNANFDGYYYTNPVDFSTEGEAVTNPLLPAAALRLDESVADLMQLTEDGGIQIMELPNKKARAHMIQKRSNGQFKKAQGSVSDDSTVSQELKGEGGLSSVSKGKKKTQREAAGSQGLYARKRRERINERLRILQNLVPNGTKVDISTMLEEAAQYVKFLELQVKLLSSDELWMYAPVSYKDINLGLNLKAFL; from the exons atggaagaaacctggAACAGCTTTGATCTAGCATTGCCAATTGACGAAGACTGCGAAGTCATGGAACTGCTCTTTCGCTCTCATTACTCCACTGATCAGCAAGATCAAGTGCACAGGAGTGTTGGGATTCAGCAAATGCCTTCCTCTGATCACAATGCTAACTTCGATGGCTACTATTATACCAACCCTGTGGACTTCAGCACTGAAGGGGAGGCAGTCACAAATCCACTGCTTCCTGCTGCTGCTCTTCGACTCGATGAATCAGTTGCTGATCTCATGCAGCTCACAGAAGATGGAGGTATCCAAATAATGGAACTTCCAAACAAAAAAGCTCGGGCTCAT ATGATCCAGAAAAGGAGTAATGGACAGTTCAAGAAAGCTCAAGGAAGTGTCAGTGATGATTCAACTGTTTCTCAGGAGCTGAAGGGCGAAGGTGGTCTGAGCTCTGTAtctaaagggaagaagaaaacacaaCGAGAAGCAGCAGGTTCCCAGGGCCTTTATGCAAGG aaaaggagagaaaggatcaATGAAAGGTTGAGGATTTTACAGAACCTAGTTCCAAATGGAACAAAA GTAGATATCAGCACAATGCTGGAAGAAGCAGCTCAATATGTGAAGTTCTTGGAGCTCCAAGTCAAG CTATTGAGCTCTGATGAATTATGGATGTATGCTCCAGTTTCTTACAAAGACATAAATCTCGGACTCAACCTAAAGGCATTTCTGTGA